The Vitis riparia cultivar Riparia Gloire de Montpellier isolate 1030 chromosome 10, EGFV_Vit.rip_1.0, whole genome shotgun sequence genome includes a region encoding these proteins:
- the LOC117922994 gene encoding homeobox-DDT domain protein RLT1-like isoform X1, which translates to MEATSDEENQNRNNTANNMNSNEAQSKPKRQMKTPFQLQTLERAYALEPYPTEASRAELSEKLGLSDRQLQMWFCHRRLKDKKEGQAKDAASKKPRNAVAEEFEDEARSEHGSHSGSGSRSGSSPLGYGQLPQVLSGNMGPMGRRSYESPQSIFELRVIASVEAQLGEPLRDDGPILGMEFDPLPPDAFGAPIAIVEHQKQSAYSYEEKVYEHRDAKSKKAAARAFHDHPFHQEKSSTRPDAYGRVGPSHFYDRPIDGPSSETSAFLHRTEPSSREYGEQGYVSHARVLSQQDKQERILSSPGDYDSVPRSDSFMNSGKDAQFSGHSIGPENSYVLSDRQITHNGDVLRMDRKRKGEEARITTDAEAHEKRIRKELEKQDILRRKREEQIRKEMERHDRERRKEEERLMRERQREVERLQREQRREIERREKFLQKESLRAEKRRQKEELRREREAVRLKASIEKATARRIARESMELIEDDRLELMELAAASKGLPSIVSLDHDTLQNLESFRDLLSVFPPTSVQLRRPFAVQPWVDSEENIGNLLMVWRFLITFADVLQLWPFTLDEFVQAFHDYDSRLMGEIHIALVKLIIKDIEDVARTPSLGLGTNQNTAAGPEGGHPHIVEGAYAWGFDIRNWQRHLNPLTWPEILRQFALSAGFGPQLKKRSSEWSYSRENNEIKGCEDIVSTLRNGSAAVNAVAIMKGKGFSLSRRSRHRLTPGTVKFAVFHVLSLEGSKGLTILELADKIQKSGLRDLTRSKAPEASISAALSRDAALFERTAPCTYCVRPTFRKDPADAEKVLSAAREKVHVFENGFLAGEDVDDVERDDDSECDVAEGPEVDDLGTPSNANKNTIHLNNDGSTCSGNGKENACNDVINPQNEVVKDFSSPLSSGTKVTTTASITLNQYGAGNPDQENVEIDESNSGEPWVQGLAEGEYSDLSVEERLNALVALIGVANEGNTIRAVLEDRLEAAIALKKQMWAEAQLDKKRLKEENITKVQYTSCIASKADMKPTSAAAEGSQSPLPVDNKNNEASLNTAVGQKPSVSSHNVQNHLSTLPTEGTSIVQESTVPNNFISQHGYDAERSRLQLKSYIAHRAEDVYVYRSLPLGQDRRRNRYWQFVASASRNDPGSGRIFVELHDGYWRLINSEEAFDALITSLDTRGIRESHLHAMLQKIEMAFKENVRRNSECVDNVGQTRTTVKNENTETDSNPDCIAGFDSPNSTVCGLVSDALEPLSSFGIELGRNEMEKRATLKRYQDFQKWMWKECFNSEALCSMKYGKKRCAQLLSICDFCFECYFNEDNHCPSCHRTFGSFDNNVHFLEHVIHCENKKKTNPEDLHISDSSLPLGIRLLKALLAFIEVSIPLDALESFWMEGYQRETWGMKIQTSSSIEDLLQIVTLLEGVIKQDRLSTEFRTTKELLGSCTSSGNAVYDSAYTGSVPVLAWIPQTTAAVAVRLLELDASISYIHHDKSECHDDKKELGEFRKFPSRYAPVKNAQEVEISGFPQDIHKKEENWTDLGNGRDSSRHGQRGRGRGRGRLHGEKWQRRVSSSRPHTGKHNARDNPNLNQRRGLQDRRTREQESQGQGCRRGPRTVRRRADKRAVKGTPLGHLGDMVRPKGKGESHRNLIGEGWGKFTMMQMDNADNHSSGDTVESDDNAPEMEHEHGSWGWVLMVFQVVRLGI; encoded by the exons atggaggcTACCTCCGATGAAGAAAATCAGAACCGGAATAATACGGCTAATAATATGAATTCCAATGAGGCACAGAGCAAGCCCAAGCGCCAGATGAAGACGCCGTTTCAATTGCAGACCCTGGAAAGGGCGTATGCTT TGGAACCGTATCCGACGGAGGCGTCGCGAGCAGAGCTGTCGGAGAAATTAGGGTTGTCAGACAGGCAATTACAGATGTGGTTTTGTCACCGGAGGTTGAAGGATAAGAAAGAGGGACAGGCAAAGGATGCGGCGTCAAAGAAGCCAAGGAATGCCGTGGCTGAGGAGTTTGAGGATGAGGCACGAAGCGAGCACGGGTCGCATTCTGGGTCTGGGTCCCGGTCGGGGTCCAGCCCGTTGGGTTATGGGCAGTTACCACAGGTGCTCTCTGGAAATATGGGGCCAATGGGGCGAAGGTCTTATGAGTCACCCCAATCGATATTTGAGCTGAGAGTGATTGCTTCTGTGGAGGCCCAGTTGGGCGAGCCGTTGAGGGATGATGGTCCAATTCTCGGCATGGAGTTTGATCCATTACCCCCTGATGCGTTTGGGGCTCCTATTG CAATTGTGGAGCACCAAAAGCAATCAGCATACTCTTACGAGGAGAAAGTATACGAGCATCGTGATGCCAAATCAAAAAAA GCTGCTGCAAGAGCTTTTCATGATCATCCATTTCATCAAGAGAAGTCCAGTACTAGACCTGATGCATATGGGCGTGTTGGTCCATCTCACTTCTATGATCGGCCTATTGATGGTCCAAGTTCTGAAACTTCGGCTTTTCTTCATAGAACTGAACCATCTTCTAGAGAATATGGTGAGCAGGGTTATGTATCTCATGCTCGTGTTCTGTCTCAACAAGACAAACAAGAACGCATTCTTTCATCTCCTGGGGATTATGACTCTGTGCCACGGTCTGATTCCTTCATGAATAGTGGAAAAGATGCTCAGTTTAGTGGTCATTCTATAGGACCCGAAAATTCATATGTATTATCTGACAGGCAAATAACGCATAACGGTGATGTTTTGAGGATGGATAGGAAACGAAAG GGTGAAGAAGCTAGAATCACAACTGATGCTGAAGCCCATGAGAAAAGGATCCGGAAAGAGCTTGAGAAACAAGATATTTTGAGGCGAAAG AGAGAAGAGCaaataaggaaagaaatggAAAGGCATGACCGTGAAAGACGGAAGGAAGAAGAGAGGTTGATGCGTGAAAGGCAGCGGGAGGTTGAGAGGTTGCAGCGCGAACAGAGACGTGAAATTGAACGAAGGGAAAAATTTTTGCAAAAAGAATCTCTTAGA GCTGAGAAAAGGAGGCAAAAGGAGGAGCTTCGCAGGGAAAGGGAGGCAGTGAGACTCAAAGCTTCAATTGAAAAGGCAACTGCACGTAGAATTGCTAGAGAATCCATGGAACTTATTGAAGATGACCGTTTGGAACTGATGGAATTGGCTGCCGCAAGCAAAGGGCTGCCCTCAATTGTTTCTCTTGACCATGACACTTTGCAAAACCTCGAGTCATTCAGAG ATCTTTTGAGTGTGTTCCCACCCACGTCAGTGCAATTAAGAAGGCCATTTGCAGTTCAACCTTGGGTTGATTCAGAGGAGAATATTGGGAACCTTCTCATG GTCTGGAGATTTTTAATCACTTTTGCTGATGTGCTTCAGTTATGGCCTTTTACTCTTGATGAGTTTGTCCAAGCTTTTCATGACTAT GATTCAAGATTGATGGGTGAGATACATATTGCTCTTGTAAAGTTGataataaaagatattgaagATGTTGCTAGGACACCATCTCTTGGATTAGGAACAAATCAAAATACTGCTGCTGGTCCAGAAGGTGGCCATCCACACATTGTTGAAGGG GCATATGCATGGGGTTTTGATATCCGGAACTGGCAAAGACACTTGAATCCCTTGACATGGCCTGAAATATTGCGGCAATTTGCGCTCTCTGCAGGATTTGGGCCACAGTTGAAGAAGAGGAGTAGCGAATGGTCATATTCACGTGAGAACAATGAG ATTAAAGGTTGTGAAGATATAGTTTCTACCTTACGCAATGGTTCGGCAGCTGTCAATGCAGTTGCAATCATGAAAGGAAAAGGTTTTTCCCTCTCACGCCGATCCAGGCATCGGTTGACACCTGGAACAGTCAAATTTGCTGTTTTTCATGTTCTTTCACTTGAGGGTAGCAAGGGGCTAACAATATTAGAACTTGCAGACAAGATTCAG AAATCTGGACTTCGAGACTTGACAAGAAGCAAGGCGCCTGAGGCATCCATATCTGCTGCTCTATCACGGGATGCAGCCCTATTTGAAAGAACAGCTCCATGTACATATTGTGTGCGACCAACTTTTAGAAAGGATCCCGCTGATGCTGAGAAAGTACTTTCAGCTGCTAGGGAGAAAGTTCATGTAtttgaaaatgggtttttagCTGGAGAAGATGTTGATGATGTTGAAAGAGATGATGATTCTGAATGTGATGTTGCAGAGGGTCCTGAAGTTGATGATTTAGGCACTCCATCAAATGCAAACAAAAACACCATCCATCTTAATAATGATGGAAGCACTTGTTCAGGAAATGGCAAAGAGAATGCTTGTAATGATGTAATAAATCCACAAAATGAAGTTGTCAAGGATTTTTCTTCACCCCTTTCAAGTGGCACGAAGGTTACAACCACTGCAAGTATTACACTTAATCAATATGGTGCAGGCAATCCTGATCAAGAAAATGTAGAGATTGATGAAAGCAACTCAGGTGAACCATGGGTTCAAGGACTTGCAGAAGGGGAATACTCTGATCTCAGTGTTGAGGAGCGTCTTAATGCCCTGGTTGCCTTAATTGGTGTTGCAAATGAGGGAAACACTATTCGTGCTGTTCTTGAG GACCGCTTGGAAGCTGCAATAGCCCTTAAAAAGCAAATGTGGGCGGAGGCACAACTGGATAAAAAACGATTGAAAGAAGAGAATATAACTAAAGTACAGTACACATCTTGTATAGCGAGCAAGGCTGATATGAAACCTACTAGTGCTGCAGCAGAGGGCAGCCAAAGCCCATTGCCtgttgataataaaaataatgaggCATCTCTTAACACTGCAGTAGGCCAAAAACCTTCTGTCAGTTCACACAATGTTCAGAATCACCTTAGTACATTGCCTACTGAAGGAACCTCAATAGTTCAAGAGTCGACAGTTCCGAATAACTTCATATCTCAACATGGATATGATGCAGAAAGATCACGCTTGCAATTAAAATCTTATATTGCCCACAGAGCAGAAGATGTTTATGTCTACAGGTCATTGCCTCTTGGTCAAGATCGTAGACGTAACAGATACTGGCAGTTTGTTGCATCTGCTTCCAGAAATGACCCTGGTTCCGGCAGGATTTTTGTTGAATTACATGATGGCTATTGGAGGCTTATTAATTCTGAAGAG GCCTTCGATGCTCTTATCACATCTTTGGATACACGAGGGATTAGGGAATCTCACTTACACGCAATGCTGCAAAAAATTGAGATGGCTTTCAAGGAAAATGTTAGAAGAAATTCTGAGTGTGTTGACAATGTGGGCCAAACTAGAACTACTGTAAAGAATGAAAATACTGAAACGGATTCCAATCCTGATTGCATTGCTGGCTTTGACAGTCCTAACAGTACAGTTTGTGGTTTAGTATCTGATGCATTGGAGCCTTTATCATCTTTTGGGATTGAACTCGGGAGAAATGAGATGGAGAAAAGGGCTACATTGAAGAGATATCAAGATTTTCAAAAGTGGATGTGGAAAGAATGCTTTAATTCAGAAGCATTATGCTCTATGAAATATGGGAAGAAAAGATGCGCCCAGTTGTTGAGCATTTGTGATTTCTGTTTTGAGTGTTATTTTAATGAAGACAATCACTGCCCTTCTTGTCATAGGACATTTGGATCCTTTGATAATAATGTACATTTTTTAGAACATGTTATCCATtgtgaaaacaaaaagaaaacaaaccctGAGGACTTGCATATTTCAGATTCTTCTCTTCCCCTGGGAATCAGATTGCTAAAGGCTCTACTAGCTTTTATTgag GTTTCTATTCCACTGGACGCTCTGGAGTCTTTTTGGATGGAAGGATATCAAAGAGAGACTTGGGGTATGAAGATACAGACCTCATCATCTATTGAGGATCTTCTAcag ATTGTCACTTTGTTAGAGGGTGTCATAAAACAGGACCGTTTATCAACAGAGTTCAGGACAACAAAGGAATTGTTGGGCTCCTGTACTTCATCAGGGAATGCTGTATATGATTCTGCTTACACTGGATCAGTTCCTGTACTTGCATGGATACCACAAACCACGGCAGCTGTGGCTGTCAGACTTTTGGAGCTTGATGCATCTATATCCTACATACATCATGATAAATCCGAATGTCATGATGATAAGAAGGAACTGGGAGAATTCAGA AAGTTTCCATCAAGGTATGCTCCAGTCAAGAATGCTCAAGAGGTTGAAATAAGTGGATTCCCCCAAGATATCCATAAGAAAGAAGAGAACTGGACTGACCTGGGTAATGGACGTGATAGCTCTAGGCATGGGCAAAGGGGTCGTGGGCGAGGGCGTGGTCGCTTACATGGTGAAAAATGGCAGAGAAGAGTTTCTAGTTCCAGACCGCACACTGGAAAGCATAATGCCAGGGACAATCCAAATTTAAATCAAAGACGAGGACTGCAGGACCGAAGAACTCGCGAACAGGAATCGCAAGGACAGGGTTGTAGGCGAGGGCCCCGAACAGTTAGGAGAAGAGCAGATAAAAGGGCTGTCAAGGGGACTCCGCTTGGTCATTTGGGTGACATGGTTAGGCCTAAAGGCAAGGGTGAATCACATAGAAACTTGATCGGGGAGGGATGGGGCAAATTCACAATGATGCAAATGGATAATGCTGATAATCATAGCAGTGG
- the LOC117922994 gene encoding homeobox-DDT domain protein RLT1-like isoform X2 produces the protein MEATSDEENQNRNNTANNMNSNEAQSKPKRQMKTPFQLQTLERAYALEPYPTEASRAELSEKLGLSDRQLQMWFCHRRLKDKKEGQAKDAASKKPRNAVAEEFEDEARSEHGSHSGSGSRSGSSPLGYGQLPQVLSGNMGPMGRRSYESPQSIFELRVIASVEAQLGEPLRDDGPILGMEFDPLPPDAFGAPIAIVEHQKQSAYSYEEKVYEHRDAKSKKAAARAFHDHPFHQEKSSTRPDAYGRVGPSHFYDRPIDGPSSETSAFLHRTEPSSREYGEQGYVSHARVLSQQDKQERILSSPGDYDSVPRQITHNGDVLRMDRKRKGEEARITTDAEAHEKRIRKELEKQDILRRKREEQIRKEMERHDRERRKEEERLMRERQREVERLQREQRREIERREKFLQKESLRAEKRRQKEELRREREAVRLKASIEKATARRIARESMELIEDDRLELMELAAASKGLPSIVSLDHDTLQNLESFRDLLSVFPPTSVQLRRPFAVQPWVDSEENIGNLLMVWRFLITFADVLQLWPFTLDEFVQAFHDYDSRLMGEIHIALVKLIIKDIEDVARTPSLGLGTNQNTAAGPEGGHPHIVEGAYAWGFDIRNWQRHLNPLTWPEILRQFALSAGFGPQLKKRSSEWSYSRENNEIKGCEDIVSTLRNGSAAVNAVAIMKGKGFSLSRRSRHRLTPGTVKFAVFHVLSLEGSKGLTILELADKIQKSGLRDLTRSKAPEASISAALSRDAALFERTAPCTYCVRPTFRKDPADAEKVLSAAREKVHVFENGFLAGEDVDDVERDDDSECDVAEGPEVDDLGTPSNANKNTIHLNNDGSTCSGNGKENACNDVINPQNEVVKDFSSPLSSGTKVTTTASITLNQYGAGNPDQENVEIDESNSGEPWVQGLAEGEYSDLSVEERLNALVALIGVANEGNTIRAVLEDRLEAAIALKKQMWAEAQLDKKRLKEENITKVQYTSCIASKADMKPTSAAAEGSQSPLPVDNKNNEASLNTAVGQKPSVSSHNVQNHLSTLPTEGTSIVQESTVPNNFISQHGYDAERSRLQLKSYIAHRAEDVYVYRSLPLGQDRRRNRYWQFVASASRNDPGSGRIFVELHDGYWRLINSEEAFDALITSLDTRGIRESHLHAMLQKIEMAFKENVRRNSECVDNVGQTRTTVKNENTETDSNPDCIAGFDSPNSTVCGLVSDALEPLSSFGIELGRNEMEKRATLKRYQDFQKWMWKECFNSEALCSMKYGKKRCAQLLSICDFCFECYFNEDNHCPSCHRTFGSFDNNVHFLEHVIHCENKKKTNPEDLHISDSSLPLGIRLLKALLAFIEVSIPLDALESFWMEGYQRETWGMKIQTSSSIEDLLQIVTLLEGVIKQDRLSTEFRTTKELLGSCTSSGNAVYDSAYTGSVPVLAWIPQTTAAVAVRLLELDASISYIHHDKSECHDDKKELGEFRKFPSRYAPVKNAQEVEISGFPQDIHKKEENWTDLGNGRDSSRHGQRGRGRGRGRLHGEKWQRRVSSSRPHTGKHNARDNPNLNQRRGLQDRRTREQESQGQGCRRGPRTVRRRADKRAVKGTPLGHLGDMVRPKGKGESHRNLIGEGWGKFTMMQMDNADNHSSGDTVESDDNAPEMEHEHGSWGWVLMVFQVVRLGI, from the exons atggaggcTACCTCCGATGAAGAAAATCAGAACCGGAATAATACGGCTAATAATATGAATTCCAATGAGGCACAGAGCAAGCCCAAGCGCCAGATGAAGACGCCGTTTCAATTGCAGACCCTGGAAAGGGCGTATGCTT TGGAACCGTATCCGACGGAGGCGTCGCGAGCAGAGCTGTCGGAGAAATTAGGGTTGTCAGACAGGCAATTACAGATGTGGTTTTGTCACCGGAGGTTGAAGGATAAGAAAGAGGGACAGGCAAAGGATGCGGCGTCAAAGAAGCCAAGGAATGCCGTGGCTGAGGAGTTTGAGGATGAGGCACGAAGCGAGCACGGGTCGCATTCTGGGTCTGGGTCCCGGTCGGGGTCCAGCCCGTTGGGTTATGGGCAGTTACCACAGGTGCTCTCTGGAAATATGGGGCCAATGGGGCGAAGGTCTTATGAGTCACCCCAATCGATATTTGAGCTGAGAGTGATTGCTTCTGTGGAGGCCCAGTTGGGCGAGCCGTTGAGGGATGATGGTCCAATTCTCGGCATGGAGTTTGATCCATTACCCCCTGATGCGTTTGGGGCTCCTATTG CAATTGTGGAGCACCAAAAGCAATCAGCATACTCTTACGAGGAGAAAGTATACGAGCATCGTGATGCCAAATCAAAAAAA GCTGCTGCAAGAGCTTTTCATGATCATCCATTTCATCAAGAGAAGTCCAGTACTAGACCTGATGCATATGGGCGTGTTGGTCCATCTCACTTCTATGATCGGCCTATTGATGGTCCAAGTTCTGAAACTTCGGCTTTTCTTCATAGAACTGAACCATCTTCTAGAGAATATGGTGAGCAGGGTTATGTATCTCATGCTCGTGTTCTGTCTCAACAAGACAAACAAGAACGCATTCTTTCATCTCCTGGGGATTATGACTCTGTGCCACG GCAAATAACGCATAACGGTGATGTTTTGAGGATGGATAGGAAACGAAAG GGTGAAGAAGCTAGAATCACAACTGATGCTGAAGCCCATGAGAAAAGGATCCGGAAAGAGCTTGAGAAACAAGATATTTTGAGGCGAAAG AGAGAAGAGCaaataaggaaagaaatggAAAGGCATGACCGTGAAAGACGGAAGGAAGAAGAGAGGTTGATGCGTGAAAGGCAGCGGGAGGTTGAGAGGTTGCAGCGCGAACAGAGACGTGAAATTGAACGAAGGGAAAAATTTTTGCAAAAAGAATCTCTTAGA GCTGAGAAAAGGAGGCAAAAGGAGGAGCTTCGCAGGGAAAGGGAGGCAGTGAGACTCAAAGCTTCAATTGAAAAGGCAACTGCACGTAGAATTGCTAGAGAATCCATGGAACTTATTGAAGATGACCGTTTGGAACTGATGGAATTGGCTGCCGCAAGCAAAGGGCTGCCCTCAATTGTTTCTCTTGACCATGACACTTTGCAAAACCTCGAGTCATTCAGAG ATCTTTTGAGTGTGTTCCCACCCACGTCAGTGCAATTAAGAAGGCCATTTGCAGTTCAACCTTGGGTTGATTCAGAGGAGAATATTGGGAACCTTCTCATG GTCTGGAGATTTTTAATCACTTTTGCTGATGTGCTTCAGTTATGGCCTTTTACTCTTGATGAGTTTGTCCAAGCTTTTCATGACTAT GATTCAAGATTGATGGGTGAGATACATATTGCTCTTGTAAAGTTGataataaaagatattgaagATGTTGCTAGGACACCATCTCTTGGATTAGGAACAAATCAAAATACTGCTGCTGGTCCAGAAGGTGGCCATCCACACATTGTTGAAGGG GCATATGCATGGGGTTTTGATATCCGGAACTGGCAAAGACACTTGAATCCCTTGACATGGCCTGAAATATTGCGGCAATTTGCGCTCTCTGCAGGATTTGGGCCACAGTTGAAGAAGAGGAGTAGCGAATGGTCATATTCACGTGAGAACAATGAG ATTAAAGGTTGTGAAGATATAGTTTCTACCTTACGCAATGGTTCGGCAGCTGTCAATGCAGTTGCAATCATGAAAGGAAAAGGTTTTTCCCTCTCACGCCGATCCAGGCATCGGTTGACACCTGGAACAGTCAAATTTGCTGTTTTTCATGTTCTTTCACTTGAGGGTAGCAAGGGGCTAACAATATTAGAACTTGCAGACAAGATTCAG AAATCTGGACTTCGAGACTTGACAAGAAGCAAGGCGCCTGAGGCATCCATATCTGCTGCTCTATCACGGGATGCAGCCCTATTTGAAAGAACAGCTCCATGTACATATTGTGTGCGACCAACTTTTAGAAAGGATCCCGCTGATGCTGAGAAAGTACTTTCAGCTGCTAGGGAGAAAGTTCATGTAtttgaaaatgggtttttagCTGGAGAAGATGTTGATGATGTTGAAAGAGATGATGATTCTGAATGTGATGTTGCAGAGGGTCCTGAAGTTGATGATTTAGGCACTCCATCAAATGCAAACAAAAACACCATCCATCTTAATAATGATGGAAGCACTTGTTCAGGAAATGGCAAAGAGAATGCTTGTAATGATGTAATAAATCCACAAAATGAAGTTGTCAAGGATTTTTCTTCACCCCTTTCAAGTGGCACGAAGGTTACAACCACTGCAAGTATTACACTTAATCAATATGGTGCAGGCAATCCTGATCAAGAAAATGTAGAGATTGATGAAAGCAACTCAGGTGAACCATGGGTTCAAGGACTTGCAGAAGGGGAATACTCTGATCTCAGTGTTGAGGAGCGTCTTAATGCCCTGGTTGCCTTAATTGGTGTTGCAAATGAGGGAAACACTATTCGTGCTGTTCTTGAG GACCGCTTGGAAGCTGCAATAGCCCTTAAAAAGCAAATGTGGGCGGAGGCACAACTGGATAAAAAACGATTGAAAGAAGAGAATATAACTAAAGTACAGTACACATCTTGTATAGCGAGCAAGGCTGATATGAAACCTACTAGTGCTGCAGCAGAGGGCAGCCAAAGCCCATTGCCtgttgataataaaaataatgaggCATCTCTTAACACTGCAGTAGGCCAAAAACCTTCTGTCAGTTCACACAATGTTCAGAATCACCTTAGTACATTGCCTACTGAAGGAACCTCAATAGTTCAAGAGTCGACAGTTCCGAATAACTTCATATCTCAACATGGATATGATGCAGAAAGATCACGCTTGCAATTAAAATCTTATATTGCCCACAGAGCAGAAGATGTTTATGTCTACAGGTCATTGCCTCTTGGTCAAGATCGTAGACGTAACAGATACTGGCAGTTTGTTGCATCTGCTTCCAGAAATGACCCTGGTTCCGGCAGGATTTTTGTTGAATTACATGATGGCTATTGGAGGCTTATTAATTCTGAAGAG GCCTTCGATGCTCTTATCACATCTTTGGATACACGAGGGATTAGGGAATCTCACTTACACGCAATGCTGCAAAAAATTGAGATGGCTTTCAAGGAAAATGTTAGAAGAAATTCTGAGTGTGTTGACAATGTGGGCCAAACTAGAACTACTGTAAAGAATGAAAATACTGAAACGGATTCCAATCCTGATTGCATTGCTGGCTTTGACAGTCCTAACAGTACAGTTTGTGGTTTAGTATCTGATGCATTGGAGCCTTTATCATCTTTTGGGATTGAACTCGGGAGAAATGAGATGGAGAAAAGGGCTACATTGAAGAGATATCAAGATTTTCAAAAGTGGATGTGGAAAGAATGCTTTAATTCAGAAGCATTATGCTCTATGAAATATGGGAAGAAAAGATGCGCCCAGTTGTTGAGCATTTGTGATTTCTGTTTTGAGTGTTATTTTAATGAAGACAATCACTGCCCTTCTTGTCATAGGACATTTGGATCCTTTGATAATAATGTACATTTTTTAGAACATGTTATCCATtgtgaaaacaaaaagaaaacaaaccctGAGGACTTGCATATTTCAGATTCTTCTCTTCCCCTGGGAATCAGATTGCTAAAGGCTCTACTAGCTTTTATTgag GTTTCTATTCCACTGGACGCTCTGGAGTCTTTTTGGATGGAAGGATATCAAAGAGAGACTTGGGGTATGAAGATACAGACCTCATCATCTATTGAGGATCTTCTAcag ATTGTCACTTTGTTAGAGGGTGTCATAAAACAGGACCGTTTATCAACAGAGTTCAGGACAACAAAGGAATTGTTGGGCTCCTGTACTTCATCAGGGAATGCTGTATATGATTCTGCTTACACTGGATCAGTTCCTGTACTTGCATGGATACCACAAACCACGGCAGCTGTGGCTGTCAGACTTTTGGAGCTTGATGCATCTATATCCTACATACATCATGATAAATCCGAATGTCATGATGATAAGAAGGAACTGGGAGAATTCAGA AAGTTTCCATCAAGGTATGCTCCAGTCAAGAATGCTCAAGAGGTTGAAATAAGTGGATTCCCCCAAGATATCCATAAGAAAGAAGAGAACTGGACTGACCTGGGTAATGGACGTGATAGCTCTAGGCATGGGCAAAGGGGTCGTGGGCGAGGGCGTGGTCGCTTACATGGTGAAAAATGGCAGAGAAGAGTTTCTAGTTCCAGACCGCACACTGGAAAGCATAATGCCAGGGACAATCCAAATTTAAATCAAAGACGAGGACTGCAGGACCGAAGAACTCGCGAACAGGAATCGCAAGGACAGGGTTGTAGGCGAGGGCCCCGAACAGTTAGGAGAAGAGCAGATAAAAGGGCTGTCAAGGGGACTCCGCTTGGTCATTTGGGTGACATGGTTAGGCCTAAAGGCAAGGGTGAATCACATAGAAACTTGATCGGGGAGGGATGGGGCAAATTCACAATGATGCAAATGGATAATGCTGATAATCATAGCAGTGG